One Miscanthus floridulus cultivar M001 chromosome 11, ASM1932011v1, whole genome shotgun sequence DNA window includes the following coding sequences:
- the LOC136494014 gene encoding ubiquitin carboxyl-terminal hydrolase 3-like: MALPSPPSASAPASAGERWPPLESTPEVFNQFMWSLGVPDDDVEFHDVYGLDADALDMVPQPVLAVVLCFPDPPQDASYPSEQLLFSGEKETQDQVYFIKQIESLGNACGTVALLHAVGNVSSEVNLVENSCLDLFFKSTSGMDPYERAVCLEKDDAMARAHSLAANAGVTELSDLVEEHYICFVSVNGTLYELDGMKDGPIKHRSCSSISLLQDVVPIIKAIMCNIPNSINFNLMVLSRKEK, translated from the exons ATGGCGCTGCCGTCGCCCCCCTCCGCGTCAGCTCCGGCCTCAGCCGGCGAGCGGTGGCCGCCTTTGGAGTCTACCCCCGAAGTTTTCAATCAG TTCATGTGGTCGCTAGGCGTCCCGGACGACGACGTGGAGTTCCATGATGTGTACGGACTGGACGCCGACGCGTTGGATATGGTTCCGCAGCCTGTTCTCGCCGTTGTTCTCTGTTTCCCCGATCCACCACAG GATGCAAGTTACCCTTCAGAACAACTCTTATTTTCTGGAGAAAAG GAAACACAGGACCAGGTTTACTTTATAAAACAGATTGAATCATTGGGAAATGCTTGTGGAACTGTTGCTCTACTCCATGCTGTTGGAAATGTATCTTCAGAAGTCAATTTAG TGGAGAATTCATGCTTGGACTTGTTCTTCAAATCAACTTCTGGCATGGACCCATATGAG CGTGCTGTGTGTCTGGAGAAGGATGATGCCATGGCAAGGGCTCACTCACTGGCTGCCAATGCTGGTGTCACAGAG CTCAGTGATCTTGTAGAAGAGCACTATATTTGTTTTGTGTCTGTCAATG GAACACTTTATGAGCTTGATGGGATGAAGGATGGACCTATAAAGCACAGATCCTGTTCTTCTATAAGTTTGCTGCAG GATGTTGTTCCTATCATTAAGGCCATCATGTGCAATATCCCCAACTCAATCAACTTCAATCTTATGGTGCTGTCAAGGAAAGAAAAATAA
- the LOC136494331 gene encoding 2-oxoglutarate-dependent dioxygenase 21, chloroplastic-like, whose translation MAASQPQPPRGSPPVINFGRLGKDPATRALAVQDIARACRDQGCFQVVNHGISKSAMKEALEVALEFFALPKEHKEKFASLDIQQPIRYDTSSRDGISVARSFLKHYANPLEDWVQFWPEDPPAYRKKMGVYAVEIQRVSMQIMEAILQGLGLGPSYMQEKLENGVQFLALNNYPQFTHRGDDVGLGSHSDYGFITILLQSSPGLEVMHHDDVAWTAIPAISGALHVHVGDNLEVLSNGQLKSLVHRAILDPDEPRISIASIHGLSMDEKVRCAEELISEQHPEMYRGSSFQDFLDFLLSNTKGYKRFVESLKIGRGE comes from the exons ATGGCGGCGAGCCAGCCGCAGCCACCACGAGGGTCGCCGCCGGTGATCAACTTCGGCCGGCTCGGCAAGGACCCGGCCACGAGAGCGCTTGCCGTCCAGGACATTGCGCGGGCGTGCCGCGACCAGGGATGCTTTCAG GTCGTAAACCACGGCATCAGCAAGTCTGCCATGAAGGAGGCCCTCGAAGTTGCGTTAGAATTCTTTGCACTTCCCAAAGAacacaaggagaagtttgcttcACTCGACATCCAACAGCCTATCAGGTACGACACGAGCTCAAGGGATGGGATCAGCGTGGCCAGGTCATTCCTGAAACACTATGCTAATCCCCTGGAAGACTGGGTTCAGTTCTGGCCGGAGGACCCTCCAGCATACAG GAAGAAGATGGGGGTGTATGCCGTTGAAATACAAAGGGTGTCGATGCAAATCATGGAAGCTATTCTGCAAGGCCTAGGATTAGGACCATCATACATGCAAGAGAAACTGGAGAACGGAGTGCAGTTCCTGGCCCTGAACAACTATCCACAATTCACACACCGAGGTGACGACGTTGGACTGGGTTCCCATTCCGACTATGGCTTCATCACCATCCTTCTGCAGAGCTCCCCAGGGCTTGAAGTGATGCACCATGACGACGTCGCCTGGACGGCTATCCCTGCCATCTCCGGAGCCCTCCATGTCCACGTCGGAGACAACCTGGAGGTTCTGAGCAACGGTCAGCTCAAGTCCCTCGTCCATCGGGCCATCCTCGATCCTGACGAGCCGAGGATTTCTATCGCCAGCATCCATGGCCTCTCCATGGATGAAAAGGTGCGCTGCGCCGAGGAGCTGATCAGCGAGCAGCACCCGGAGATGTACAGGGGAAGCAGCTTCCAGGACTTCCTAGACTTCCTGCTGTCCAACACCAAAGGTTACAAGAGGTTTGTTGAGAGCCTCAAGATCGGCAGAGGCGAATAA